The genomic segment AGCTCAGCGTACATGGGCAGCGGCTGGCCTTTCGAACGGGCCGTGCACGAAATTTCCTCCCGAAAAAGCGGCTGGTCCGGTGCCGATACGCTGGTTACCGTCACCACATGCGACGCGCCGATCACGCCAAGATGTAGCCGGTATGAATTATGAATGACGGTATCTTCAGCAAGCACCTCCGGCAGAGGTCCATTCCACCGCACCCCCAGATCGGCAGCGCTGACATCTTTAATTGGGCAGCTAATACGATGCATCCTCGCTACTACCTGCTATTTCGGTGCCGGGTAGACGGTGAACTCCCCGGGAAGCACCACACGACCGGTGGACATTTCCCACGAATCATCATTTGCCCAGCCCTCAAAACCTAAACGAAGCTCGCCGGTGCTATCCGCCATGTCGATATACCGCATCTCGCCCG from the Corynebacterium durum genome contains:
- a CDS encoding DUF2617 family protein; amino-acid sequence: MHRISCPIKDVSAADLGVRWNGPLPEVLAEDTVIHNSYRLHLGVIGASHVVTVTSVSAPDQPLFREEISCTARSKGQPLPMYAELPGYRLQSAISTLDNAAFRSHAEHIAALDTLVVQFPGEGDFHITALGGAPTEDGLEWASYHVYPSENTIVTTWSRFNLA